From Chengkuizengella sediminis:
CCCATGTGTTATCCAAAAGATGATTTTTTAATAGGAAATAGTGATGTGTCCATCGGTGAAATTGGAGACACTCCATTTTATATGAATAAACAGCAGTATGAGTATTGGAAGCATACTCAATTGATTATTGATGTAGTACCTGGCCGTGGAGGAATGTTTTCATTAGAAGGACCAGAAGGATTTCGTTTTTTAACAAGATCCCGCGTGTTTCCAAAAAATGAGACATAACAAATTCGTGTCCAAGCACTTATTGGGAATATTTTGTGAATGTTATTAGTTATTGGTTCAATGACAGGGTCCCAATCATAAATGTATCGAGCAATTTTTAGGGACCCTAACTATTTTTTAAAGTCATTTTTTAATATCGAATACCCCCTCCAAATAATCATTTAAAAAGATTCCCTCTGGATCCATTTGATCTCTTAACTTTTGAAAATCATTCCATTTTGGGTATAACTTTTTTAATTTTTCTGAAGTTAAGGTATGCATTTTTCCCCAGTGAGGTCTGCCATTATATTTTTGCATAATCGTTTCCATCTCTTGAAAATACGACTCATACTTCATACCTTTATACATATGAACAGCAATATAGGCTGAATTCCTTTGATAGGATGGACTTAACCAAATATCATCTTTTTTTACATAACGACATTCAATTGGGAAGTGAACGGCAAATTGTTGTTGATCCATACATCTTTTCATTTCTTCAACAACTTTTTTTAGTTTTCCTTCAGGTACGCAGTATTCCATTTCATTGAAACGGACCACTCTATCTGATGTATAAACAAATGGACTATAATTTATATTTTCTGCATTAGGTACACCACTAGCTGAAATTCGGCTGATTGTTTTGCTTAAACGAGGGAAAAGGCGACTTGCTTCTGATAATATCCAAAAAACATAATTTTCTAAAACTACATTTTTAAATTTTTGTAAAGGTCGACTAGGTGAAGGTGTTTGATTCGTTTCGTTCGTGATCTTAATCTGAGTTGTTTCGGTGTGAGGGTAATAAAAAAATTCAAAGTTTCGATTGGTTTTTAAATGGTCTAATTGTTCCAAACAATTTGTTATCGATTGTTTGAACGATCTACAATGCAGTTTGTATGAAGGGACCACTTTAAGTTTAACCTTGACTATAATCCCTAATGCTCCAAGGGAAATGGCTGCAGCTTTAAACATATTTTGATTTTTTTCATCTGAACAAATGATCACTTCGCCCGTACCTGTTACGATTGTGAGCTCTTTTATTTGCGTTGATAGATTCCCAAGACTTACACCTGTACCATGTGTTCCAGTACTCAAAGCACCTGCGATAGATTGGTGGTCAATATCACCCATATTTTCTAGGGCAAAACCTTGCTGATGTAAAAGCAAACTAAGTTTTTTCAGTTTTGTTCCCGCCCAAACTTCTGCCCATTGTTCTGAATCGTTTACTTCTACAATCCCTTGCATATCATCTAGTGAAATTAGTAATTGATTTGTATGAACTAAAGGGGTGAAAGAATGCCCCGAACCTACTACACGTAAACGTTGTTTTTGTTCTATACAATGATGAATGAGTTTTACAACCTCCTCAGTGTTTTGAGGGTAAATGATATTTTGAGGTGAACTTTTTACTAGTCCTGACCAGTTTTTCCATTCATTTATAGGTTTTTGTTTTAAAGAAAGCATTTCCCTGCCCCCCTGTAAGTCAAATATTCATCTACAATTTCGCCATTTGAAATACAATATAATTGATTAAAGCGCTCACATAACTCACCGCTTTTACTATGACGGAAAAAGATAGGATCACCTATGTCCAAGTTCTCTTTTCCTTTATATAAAATAGGAGTCTGTACTTCACCAGCACCTTCCAAAGAATGAAGTTTTGTTTTTTCTGGTAAATAAGGAGCTGGCAGTTTATCCTTTCCTGTTGCTCCAGAAGCAACATATCCTCCACCTGTACAAGTAAATATATTTTCTTTTGGTTTGCGTACAATGTCTAGGGCAAAACCCGCTGCTGGTTTATATTGAAATTCCTTATACGAATCAAATAATAGAGGAGAGAAAAATCCAGACCCTACAGTGACCTCAGTTATCACTTCTTCCTTACAAGTGCTTGCTAAGCTACCTGTCCCACCTCCATTGACAAACCGAAATGATAGGTCATATTCTTTTATTGAATCTATGATTTCTGCTCGTTTTTCTTTTATCTGCTCAATAGACTGTTTTTTAAGTAATTGAACTACTGAATTTGTAAGTGGCTTTCCTTTCACTTGATCACCGACACCTGCAATTTGTGCTTCATAACCCATTAAACCATCTAGTTTTAACTGTTTGGATTGTTGAATGGTATAAATAAGTTGATGTATTTCGTGAATTGAACGAAGAGGAGAACGATAAACTCCGAATCTGAAATTGGGATAAACCAAAGACATATCCACATCGATGCATACTGGTATTTTAATATCTTCATCTTTAACAATACTTTCGATGAGTTTGATATGTTTGAAACAATCTACCATGAAGGTGATTTGTTTCCCTTCTCTTATTTGTTCAACAATAGAAGTGATGTAATCCGTATTGGTGATAGGATATCCCAATAATAGATCGTCAAACCCATGTTCAGAGAGGAAGACAGCTTCAGGTGCAGAGTAACACATCACCCCTTGAAAACGCTCACTTTTTTCCATAATTCTTTCTAAAATTGGTACACTGCGAATGGATTTACTAGCTATTCTTATTTTTTTATTTAAACTGTGACCTAAAATTTGGGAGATGTTATCATCGAGCAGATCAACATCCAAAAAGGCAAATGGTTTTGCAATATGGTTAGTAGCTTTTTTATATTGAATATATGTATTCATTAAACTCCTCCCTTAATAGAGTATATAATTTTAGAGCATTTATATAGTATATTCTATAACATGGATTGATTTTCCTTTGTATATCAATGGTTCTAGCTTAAATTGATTATATTTATAATAAAGTTGAATAAAAATAGTTGAATTTTTTAAATAATAGTTTACACTTATGATGCAATCAAATTTTAATATTGCGGAGGGGAAAGACATGAAGCGTTTATTTATTATTGCTTTAAGTTGTTTTTTAATTTTTACTAGTTTTAGTTCTGTTTTTGCAGAAGGGGACAACTCAACGGATACTGGAGTTGAGGAAAATCAAGGTGGAGAGGAACAAGCAGTAAAAAAAATAACGATCCTACATACGAATGATACACATGCTAGAATTAATGAAGGTAAATATGATGGTATGGGACTTGCAAAATTATCTACGCTTGTTAAAGAACAAGAAGCAGATAATGCAAATGTACTTTTACTTGATGCGGGAGATACATTCCATGGAACGACTTTTGCTACTTTAGAGCAAGGGAAAAGTATTGCAGAAGTTTTTAACGCTGTTGGTTATGATGGAATGGCTGCAGGAAACCATGACTTTAACTATGGTTATGAAAGATTACTAGAATTAAAAGAGATGGTTACTTTTCCAGTATTGAGTGCAAATGTGATTGTTGAAGAAACGGGAGAATTATTATTGCCTCCTTATATGATTCAAGAAGTAGATGGTGTAAAACTAGGAATCTTCGGTTTATCTACACCAGAGACGCACTATAAAACACATCCAAAAAATGTAGAAGGTTTAAAGTTTACTGATCCTGTTGAAGCGGCTCAAACAATGGTAGCAGAACTTCAATCACAAGAAGTGGATGTCATCATCGCTTTAACACATTTAGGAACAGATGCTTCAAGTACGGATACTAGTATTAAGGTAGCTGAAGGAGCACCTGGAATTGATTTAATCGTTGATGGACACAGCCATACTGAAGACAACATTGGTGAAAGTGGAACTTTAATTGTAAGTTCTGGAGAGTATACTAAGAACTTAGGTGTGGTAGAGCTTTCTTTTGATGAAAATGGTGAGTTAGTAAGTAAAGAAGGAAGTTTAATTACTAAAGAAGATGCAGCAGAAGTTGAACCAGATACAGAAGTTCAAGCTGTAATTGATGCGATTACTGCATCTCAAGAAACAATTTTAGCAGAGGTTGTAGGTTCAACAAGTGTAGTACTTGATGGTGAAAGAGAACAGGTTCGAGCAGGTGAGACAAACTTAGGAAACCTAATTACAGATGCGATGTTAAATGAAACTGGAGCGGATGTAGCACTTACTAATGGTGGTGGTATTAGAGCTTCGATTGATGTAGGTGAAATTACAAAGGGTGAAGTGATTACTGTATTACCTTTTGGAAATTACATCGTTACTAAAGAAGTTTCAGGTGCAGTCATTAAAGCAGCATTAGAAAATGGGATTGATTCTTATCCAGATGCAAAAGGAGCATTTCCACATGTAGCAGGTATTGATTATACAATTGACGTTTCCAAACCTGCTGGAGAAAGAGCGGTATCTATTCAAATTAATGGAGAACCTCTTGATTTAGAGAAAACTTATGTATTGGCAACTAACGACTTCTTGGCTGCTGGTGGAGATGAATATACGATGTTTGCAGATATTGCGATTAAAAATGAATATCCAGCTCTAGATGAAGTACTTATTCAGTATATTCAAGAAAAAGGTGAAGTGAGTCCTGTGGTTGAGGAGCGTATAACTGCCATAAATGAAGTAACAGAACCTGAAGTAACAGAACCTGAAGTAACAGAACCTGAAGTAACAGAACCTGAAGAAGTACCTGAATCTAGTACAGGGATTTATATAGTGGTTCCTGGTGATTATTTATCTAAAATAGCAGTAAAATATAATACTACTTGGCAAGAACTTCAAAAATTGAATCAGCTAGACAATCCAAACTTAATCTTCCCAGATCAAGAAATAATCGTTCCAGCTGAATAAATAGCATCGAAATTTAATACATGATAAACCCGAACTTTGGACAGTATTTTAGTCTGATTTCGGGTTTTTTTATGTTTTCCACTTCATAAGTAAAATTTTTGGGGCAAATGCCATATGTTAGGCATACTTTATTATGAATAATGAATATGGGGGGTAAGATGATTGATTCAACAAGTCATTCACAGACATCATTGTCGTCAGCGGCTAAGGTCCCTACCTCGTCCTAAATTACGCACATATGGTAGCATTCGTCAAAAGCGGAAACTGAAAACACTGAATATCAATTCCAATGAACAATATGTACCAGAAGAAAATATAAATATGAATATCGAAACTTACGATTATCCCGATTATCCAGTGATAGCCTATGCGAGAACACGGCCAAATGGTTATTCAGTTTGTGGATATGGGTATCCAACTTCTATCTATTAATACTTAGGTACAAAAACGGAAAGTGAGATGTAAATTGCATCTCACTTTCTTTGTGCTCATAATTGGGCATTTGTAGGAGGCAATTCGTCTAGATATAGCATACTTTGATATGGAGAAGTTAGAAAAGGAGGTTCATTCATTGAGTCATTATCAATATTTTAATTCCCTATCTGGATATCGTCAGCAGCCCCCACGACCAAGACCGCGTCCTAGACCAAGACCACGACCACGACCAAGGCCATATCCGTATTATCCGTACCCTAGACCAAGACCGAGACCTTATCCATATCCAAGACCAATACCAGTGCCGTATCCTTATCCATATCCTTACCCTCAACCTCAACCGTATCCGTACTATCCACCACAGCCATATTATTAAAGAAAACTCGCCGATTGGCGAGCCTTTAAGAAAGAAAAACCACCTTCTATTCAAAGGTGGTATTCTTTTTTATAAGGACGACGTCACCGATAGGTGACTTTCTTATTATTTTTTTTGCCCTACGAATGCATTTCTAAATGCCTTGCTTATTTTCGACTCTTCTATACCCCATAGTATTGAAAATTCAGCACATACATTTTCATCAAACCAATCGGATAGTAGTTTTCGATTTTGTGCATTCTCTAAAATATATTTTGAATTAATCAATACTTTTTTATAATAAAGTTCTTCAGCTTCTTTTATTTTTTCGGGTGGAATCCATGTATTTAAACGTTTGATGGTTCTATAGATTTCTTTATTACACGCCCTTCGAATTTTTCTGGCAGTAGGCAAGTCTAAATTATGTTTTTGTGAATCTTGATGCTTCATCATCATCTGCTCCTCTCTACAATTATTTGTATGCAGAAAGAAGCGGCTTAGCTACTAGGCTAGTTACTCAAAGAATATGTTAACATCTAAATTTACATTTTATAATGAAAACTTTTAGGAATGATCTTGGTATGACAAGCTTTATGTTAGAATAAGATGTGATAAAGACACAATAAAGGCAGGGAGTAATGGATGGAATTAATAACAGAGATCATACATCACATATTTATTTGGTTAACAGAATTAGGTTATTGGGGCATCATGATTGGTTTAATGATTGAAGTGATTCCAAGTGAAATTATTTTATCCTATGGTGGGTTCTTAATTTATCAAAATAAAATTACTTGGACTGAAGCGATGGTTTTTGCAACGATTGGGGGAACATTAGCACAAATCTTTCTTTATTGGCTAGGGAAATTTGGTGGTAGACCTTTAATAGAGAAGTATGGTAAGTATATCTTAATACATAAAAAACATCTTGATTTATCTGAAAAATGGTTTAATCAATATGGGACAGGTATGATTTTTACAGCTCGATTTATTCCAGTTGTTCGGCATGCCATTTCTATACCAGCTGGATTAGCGAATATGTCTTTTATTCGTTTTAGTGTTTTAACAACTTTAGCTGTAATACCCTGGTCTGCTTTTTTCTTGTTTTTAGGTACGACATTGGGTGAGAATTGGGAGCAAATTGATGAAAAAGCACAACCATATATTTTACCATTTATTATTGTTTCTCTACTTCTCACTGTTTTATATTTGGTTTATAAAATAACCAAGAAAAAGAATGGCTCTTCTCAAAATTATGGTATTGAAGGAGAGAAAATAGTAAAACATCAGTTAAAGTATCTTCCAAGGGACTATAAAGTTTTTCATGATATAAAATTAAAAACAAATGGAAGAACACAACAATTTGATCATGTTGCGATCGGACCCAATGGTATATTTCATATTGAAACAAAACATTGGTCTGGTGAAATTCGTTTTACTTCCCAGGGAATTCAAAGGAGTAATAATAAAAACAGTGCAGATCCAACGGCACAAATGTATAGACATGATTATATTATAAAAGAACTATTGAGAAAAAATAATTTAAAAACTAGTATTCGTGGACTAATCTGTTTTTCTCATCCTAATAGTCAGATTATAGGTCAAAGTCCAGCTTTTAAAACGATAAAGGTAGATCGCCTATTACATACCATCCAAACCTATAGAACGAATAAACCTGTATCTAAGGAAGAAATGAAACGACTTTCAAATATAATTGAGAATAGCCTTGGAAGTTAATTCATTGAAAAGAAATAGTGCATTGATAGACTTAGAAAATTTGTTTCAGTCAGACCTTTCTTCAAAGGATAAGTTATTTGCAGCACATAGAAGTATGGCTGCTACATTAAATGAATGTTCTGCAGGTGAAGACTATTCCTGTCCAATTAGACTGACGGCAGTCATCTCAAACCAGAGAACTGGACCTGTTTTTCATAGTATACATTTTTCATTTCCACATTATTGGATATTAGAGGGGAAAATAGATTGTCAAACATAGGGTGGATTTGAACGACGAGGTTAAGAGATTTAAGGACAGATGTTCTTTTTTTATTCTATTATAACAAACAAAAATAAGATATCATTTTAATTGGTTAATTATTCTAATTTATAATAATGATTATTGTGAGTAAAGATTTAACAGACTTTTATCAAGGTAAGTGGATAAATATTTATTGTGACATGTAGTTATATTGGATAAAAATGCAGAAACATTCTTACATGTTCATCCAATGGAGAATGAGTTAAGTAGTTCTGGAGCAGTATTTCATACTAATTTTCCGGAAAGAAATTGAATGAATTATTTTTTTATACATATAATTAAATTTTTATTCATATTTTTCGAAAAAGATATAGACGTTTTGAATGAGTAAGGTTAAAATTTACAATTATAGAATGGAAAATTCATCTAAATACATCGTCTGGGGGAGAAATATACTGTGTTTAAAAAAATGAGAACTAAATTAATTGTAGTTATGGCTTTTTTATTAATATCTATGTTAGTTACGACTCAATCACTAACGTACTTTTACATGAAAAAAAATATGGAGAGTGAAATTATTACTCAAGGAAAAGGTACTGTAGAACAGCTTGAACATAATTTTGAAGTTTATTTTAAAGATTATGAAAAAAATATTGAAA
This genomic window contains:
- a CDS encoding DUF779 domain-containing protein translates to MDEKVIATDAAIGLIKRLREKHGPLLFHQSGGCCDGSSPMCYPKDDFLIGNSDVSIGEIGDTPFYMNKQQYEYWKHTQLIIDVVPGRGGMFSLEGPEGFRFLTRSRVFPKNET
- a CDS encoding D-arabinono-1,4-lactone oxidase, with protein sequence MLSLKQKPINEWKNWSGLVKSSPQNIIYPQNTEEVVKLIHHCIEQKQRLRVVGSGHSFTPLVHTNQLLISLDDMQGIVEVNDSEQWAEVWAGTKLKKLSLLLHQQGFALENMGDIDHQSIAGALSTGTHGTGVSLGNLSTQIKELTIVTGTGEVIICSDEKNQNMFKAAAISLGALGIIVKVKLKVVPSYKLHCRSFKQSITNCLEQLDHLKTNRNFEFFYYPHTETTQIKITNETNQTPSPSRPLQKFKNVVLENYVFWILSEASRLFPRLSKTISRISASGVPNAENINYSPFVYTSDRVVRFNEMEYCVPEGKLKKVVEEMKRCMDQQQFAVHFPIECRYVKKDDIWLSPSYQRNSAYIAVHMYKGMKYESYFQEMETIMQKYNGRPHWGKMHTLTSEKLKKLYPKWNDFQKLRDQMDPEGIFLNDYLEGVFDIKK
- a CDS encoding 5'-nucleotidase C-terminal domain-containing protein, with the translated sequence MKRLFIIALSCFLIFTSFSSVFAEGDNSTDTGVEENQGGEEQAVKKITILHTNDTHARINEGKYDGMGLAKLSTLVKEQEADNANVLLLDAGDTFHGTTFATLEQGKSIAEVFNAVGYDGMAAGNHDFNYGYERLLELKEMVTFPVLSANVIVEETGELLLPPYMIQEVDGVKLGIFGLSTPETHYKTHPKNVEGLKFTDPVEAAQTMVAELQSQEVDVIIALTHLGTDASSTDTSIKVAEGAPGIDLIVDGHSHTEDNIGESGTLIVSSGEYTKNLGVVELSFDENGELVSKEGSLITKEDAAEVEPDTEVQAVIDAITASQETILAEVVGSTSVVLDGEREQVRAGETNLGNLITDAMLNETGADVALTNGGGIRASIDVGEITKGEVITVLPFGNYIVTKEVSGAVIKAALENGIDSYPDAKGAFPHVAGIDYTIDVSKPAGERAVSIQINGEPLDLEKTYVLATNDFLAAGGDEYTMFADIAIKNEYPALDEVLIQYIQEKGEVSPVVEERITAINEVTEPEVTEPEVTEPEVTEPEEVPESSTGIYIVVPGDYLSKIAVKYNTTWQELQKLNQLDNPNLIFPDQEIIVPAE
- a CDS encoding dehydrogenase, producing the protein MKHQDSQKHNLDLPTARKIRRACNKEIYRTIKRLNTWIPPEKIKEAEELYYKKVLINSKYILENAQNRKLLSDWFDENVCAEFSILWGIEESKISKAFRNAFVGQKK
- a CDS encoding nuclease-related domain-containing protein codes for the protein MEGEKIVKHQLKYLPRDYKVFHDIKLKTNGRTQQFDHVAIGPNGIFHIETKHWSGEIRFTSQGIQRSNNKNSADPTAQMYRHDYIIKELLRKNNLKTSIRGLICFSHPNSQIIGQSPAFKTIKVDRLLHTIQTYRTNKPVSKEEMKRLSNIIENSLGS
- a CDS encoding amino acid deaminase/aldolase; the encoded protein is MNTYIQYKKATNHIAKPFAFLDVDLLDDNISQILGHSLNKKIRIASKSIRSVPILERIMEKSERFQGVMCYSAPEAVFLSEHGFDDLLLGYPITNTDYITSIVEQIREGKQITFMVDCFKHIKLIESIVKDEDIKIPVCIDVDMSLVYPNFRFGVYRSPLRSIHEIHQLIYTIQQSKQLKLDGLMGYEAQIAGVGDQVKGKPLTNSVVQLLKKQSIEQIKEKRAEIIDSIKEYDLSFRFVNGGGTGSLASTCKEEVITEVTVGSGFFSPLLFDSYKEFQYKPAAGFALDIVRKPKENIFTCTGGGYVASGATGKDKLPAPYLPEKTKLHSLEGAGEVQTPILYKGKENLDIGDPIFFRHSKSGELCERFNQLYCISNGEIVDEYLTYRGAGKCFL